The following coding sequences lie in one Haematobia irritans isolate KBUSLIRL chromosome 3, ASM5000362v1, whole genome shotgun sequence genomic window:
- the LOC142231181 gene encoding uncharacterized protein LOC142231181, protein MPVNTFARFIRAADAVVKFGTRVSSLKEENLDVYSLRAQVEEAKSLWAKVKERYEECLDDLQEESDKGTVESADGKYEATYDAYIRIVSSIERKIDGLKAVPRASTPIQQADVADISARSGNVDVSGNSLLLGVDHGAVHSLALPPCDIEVFEGDFQSWPTFRDLFTAVYVKNSRLSDIERLCHLLKKTSGDAREVVRRFPLTDRSFELAWRTLKETYDNLRILVSNQLKLLFDLPVLDTETSSGLKNLQRGINACISAMAVNNVPTNDWDPILIYLCVQRLPKISVTLWEQGISDKSALSSWVDMDRFLTERIQTLTCLRDLKGIDASKKTDGRKLRTHFTNAAPKSSPSRSRNSQYTSHSSRDSVDKMCVLCPRQSHHLRVCPRFRNLSVNDRLTAVKRYRCCFNCLSRRHDVNNCATSRSCEKCQGRHHTLLHRDSSHSTNVATTSSTVSAARPTDSSGLIDPQPSTSSGIVSGTSARQVFHVSQNRSVLLGTAMVNIVHQGMTYPARALIDPASEASFITEKMQELLRISITSATSSISGVNQSVSITSRGICPLSIGSPIDGSVLVEATALVLPKISGNLPSFQVSRNYMSRLPNLRLADPNLFDSRPVDLLLGADVYPRIILQGVRSGILGSLIAQQTVFGWLITGSIPTSNVTVFSTTVEFMEEDGLDKTLLRFWELEDLPRRAICSPADKFCEENFKNTTYRDSDGRYVVTLPIKPELKGQVLLGHSRTSCLKQFIRGEASLLRKPETKLMYDGVIKEYLDLQHMRPVSSTSPADQTVCYLPHHPVINPDKLTSKLRVVFNASHKTSNGKSLNDILYVGPTLQLELVHLILRWRFFRYVFNCDITQMYRQIRVNSAHTSLQRIVFRDSPQKDVQDYELQTVTFGVNCAPYLAIRTLLQLADDSEDEYPHAAHILRRCMYVDDVLTGYHNVDTAVESRDQLIRVLSSAKFELRKWTSNELAILESLPADHLVDAKLLEFVEASSSKPLGIRWNAQLDLFYFEMKPIERKSRFTKREVLSAIAGLFDPVGWLGPVIIVAKIIMQQVWLDKIGWDESLPLQTERQWRKFVETYQDVNHVRIPRWVNYSTDCEVELHVFSDASEKAYAGVVYVRVVTPQGHIFTHLLSCKTKVAPIKSISLPRLELCGAVLASELYKSIARELDIEFRRVYCWTDSTIVRSWLRKTPSTWSTFVANRVCRIQENTGGQNWYHVRSEDNPADLGSRGVSPAELAVSSLWWHGPEWLCSDSSQWDISDLTPLETDVEVRAVRTHASVFTNYEDILERFSSLDRALRVIAYIFRFYHRTHYSHASRNVYLDTTLTATELKAVRLRLAVLSQRAHYPDECRFLMEKKPLGSRSSLLSLNPFLDEEGVMRLNGRLSRCPTLSYSERHPIIVPYNSRFARLLVKYVHDISIHGGNQLVLRLIRIEYWIPRLTSLIRSTINRCKRCLLDRKKSCTQIKAALPPERTVLTRPFTTTGVDFAGPFEIKSFIGRACKITKGYVCVFVCFSTKAIHLKATSDLSTTTFLAAFHRFISRRGCPKTIFSDNGTNFVGASREMEKDLRCVFKEGRDKVCSAYQFQQLSWQFIPAGAPHMGGLREAAVKSFKTHFRKHASGFKFTFEEFSTVLSRIEACLNSRPLCPMSESSQELVALTPGHFLVGSPILAPPEQLEEESPLHLVHRFRKMKALSQQFCLRWKEEYLKSLQKRYKWKFPQRDIEVGDLVVIRDEQLPPTSWKLGRVDDVHPGSDGRVRVADVRTANGVVRRPVVKLVILTE, encoded by the coding sequence atgccAGTTAATACATTCGCGCGATTCATTAGAGCCGCTGATGCGGTTGTGAAGTTTGGGACACGGGTTAGCTCTTTGAAGGAGGAGAATTTAGATGTTTATTCTCTAAGGGCTCAGGTCGAAGAGGCGAAATCACTATGGGCGAAAGTGAAAGAGAGGTATGAGGAGTGTTTAGACGATCTTCAGGAAGAGTCGGATAAGGGAACGGTAGAATCTGCTGACGGCAAGTATGAGGCAACTTATGATGCCTATATTCGTATTGTTTCCTCTATCGAAAGGAAGATAGACGGTCTAAAAGCCGTTCCTAGGGCGTCAACTCCTATACAGCAGGCCGATGTGGCAGATATTTCTGCTCGTTCTGGTAATGTGGATGTATCGGGAAATTCTCTTTTGTTAGGTGTTGACCATGGTGCGGTCCATAGTTTGGCTTTACCACCATGCGATATTGAGGTTTTCGAAGGTGACTTTCAGTCTTGGCCAACATTTAGGGATTTGTTTACTGctgtttatgtaaaaaattcccGTCTGAGTGATATTGAGCGCTTGTGTCATTTGCTCAAAAAGACTAGTGGCGACGCCCGTGAAGTTGTAAGAAGATTTCCTCTCACTGATAGAAGTTTCGAGTTAGCTTGGAGGACGTTAAAGGAAACTTATGACAACTTGAGAATTTTAGTCAGCAATCAGTTGAAGCTTCTTTTTGACCTTCCGGTCTTAGACACCGAGACAAGTTCTGGGTTGAAGAACTTGCAGCGTGGTATAAATGCATGTATTTCGGCGATGGCTGTGAATAACGTTCCTACGAACGATTGGGAtccgattttgatatatttgtgtGTGCAACGTCTACCGAAGATTAGTGTTACTTTGTGGGAACAGGGTATAAGTGATAAGTCTGCGTTGTCGTCTTGGGTGGACATGGATCGTTTTCTTACGGAAAGGATTCAGACACTCACGTGTCTCCGCGATTTGAAGGGTATCGATGCTTCGAAGAAAACTGATGGCAGGAAACTGCGAACGCATTTTACGAATGCAGCTCCGAAATCTTCGCCATCTAGGTCGCGTAATTCGCAATACACTTCTCATTCTTCTAGAGATTCCGTCGATAAGATGTGTGTTCTTTGTCCACGACAAAGCCATCATCTTCGTGTTTGTCCGAGATTTAGGAATCTTTCTGTGAATGATCGGTTGACTGCTGTGAAACGGTACCGCTGTTGTTTCAATTGTCTATCTCGTAGACATGACGTTAACAACTGTGCTACATCTCGCAGTTGTGAGAAGTGTCAAGGAAGGCATCATACTTTGCTTCATCGCGATTCTTCCCATTCTACGAATGTGGCGACTACGTCTTCGACGGTTTCGGCCGCTCGTCCTACGGATTCTAGCGGTTTGATTGACCCGCAGCCTTCCACTTCGTCTGGAATCGTGTCTGGTACTTCGGCCAGGCAAGTGTTTCATGTTTCCCAGAACAGGTCGGTACTATTAGGGACGGCTATGGTGAACATCGTTCATCAGGGTATGACGTACCCAGCTCGGGCTCTTATTGACCCAGCATCGGAAGCCTCCTTTATTACCGAAAAAATGCAAGAGTTGCTTAGGATTTCGATAACGAGTGCGACGTCTTCGATATCGGGCGTGAATCAATCGGTTTCGATAACTTCTCGCGGTATTTGCCCTCTGAGTATAGGGTCACCCATAGATGGATCGGTCTTGGTAGAGGCGACTGCGTTGGTCCTGCCTAAGATTTCTGGGAATTTACCGTCTTTCCAAGTGAGTCGGAATTATATGTCACGTTTGCCTAATTTACGTTTAGCTGATCCTAATCTGTTCGATAGTCGTCCGGTTGATCTATTGTTGGGGGCAGACGTGTATCCCAGAATTATATTACAGGGGGTTCGgtctggtattttaggatcgTTGATTGCTCAACAGACAGTCTTCGGTTGGCTCATTACTGGTTCAATTCCCACTTCTAATGTGACGGTTTTTTCAACGACTGTTGAATTTATGGAAGAAGATGGTCTTGACAAGACTCTTCTTCGGTTTTGGGAATTAGAGGACTTACCAAGACGGGCAATTTGTTCTCCCGCagataaattttgtgaagaaaattttaagaataccaCATATAGGGATTCCGATGGAAGATACGTAGTGACTCTTCCGATAAAACCCGAATTAAAGGGACAAGTTTTGCTTGGACATTCGCGGACAAGTTGTTTGAAGCAGTTTATTCGTGGTGAGGCTTCGCTTTTACGAAAGCCTGAAACAAAATTAATGTATGACGGGGTGATTAAAGAATATTTGGACTTGCAACATATGAGACCAGTGTCGTCGACTTCTCCTGCAGATCAAACTGTGTGTTATTTGCCACACCACCCGGTAATCAATCCGGACAAATTGACGTCCAAACTTCGAGTTGTCTTTAATGCTTCGCATAAGACCTCAAATGGTAAAAGTCTGAACGACATTCTTTATGTGGGACCCACATTACAATTGGAATTGGTTCATTTGATTTTGAGGTGGAGATTTTTCAGATATGTTTTTAATTGCGACATCACACAGATGTAccgccaaattagggtaaattcGGCCCATACTTCTCTGCAGCGAATTGTCTTTAGGGACTCCCCACAAAAAGATGTACAAGACTATGAGCTGCAGACCGTGACATTTGGAGTGAATTGTGCTCCCTATTTAGCCATACGGACGTTATTGCAATTGGCCGATGACTCCGAAGATGAATATCCCCACGCGGCACATATTCTACGAAGGTGCATGTACGTGGATGATGTTTTGACAGGGTACCATAACGTGGATACTGCTGTTGAATCTAGGGATCAATTGATTAGGGTATTATCATCGGCAAAGTTCGAACTGAGGAAGTGGACTTCTAATGAGCTAGCCATTTTGGAATCGCTTCCGGCTGACCATTTGGTTGACGCCAAATTACTGGAGTTTGTTGAGGCTAGTAGTTCGAAGCCGTTGGGTATTAGGTGGAATGCGCAGTTggacttattttattttgagatgAAACCGATTGAGCGGAAATCTCGGTTTACGAAGAGAGAGGTTTTATCGGCTATAGCTGGGCTATTTGACCCTGTTGGCTGGCTGGGGCCAGTTATTATAGTGGCGAAGATAATTATGCAACAGGTTTGGTTGGATAAGATAGGATGGGACGAGTCACTTCCGTTACAAACTGAGCGACAATGGCGAAAGTTTGTCGAGACCTATCAGGATGTGAATCACGTTCGTATTCCTCGATGGGTCAATTACTCCACAGACTGTGAGgtagaattacatgttttttccgACGCCTCGGAAAAAGCATACGCGGGGGTAGTATATGTTCGTGTGGTTACGCCGCAGGGACATATCTTCACCCATTTGCTATCTTGTAAGACTAAGGTAGCCCCCATCAAATCTATATCTTTGCCACGTTTGGAGCTTTGTGGGGCAGTTTTGGCCTCAGAACTTTACAAGTCTATAGCCAGGGAGTTAGATATTGAATTTCGACGTGTTTATTGTTGGACGGATTCTACGATCGTCCGCTCTTGGCTTCGAAAGACGCCGTCTACGTGGTCTACTTTCGTTGCGAATCGCGTATGTAGGATTCAGGAGAATACTGGGGGACAGAATTGGTACCATGTTCGCTCTGAGGACAATCCGGCCGACTTGGGAAGTCGCGGAGTGTCGCCTGCAGAGTTGGCGGTTTCGTCGCTTTGGTGGCATGGACCAGAGTGGCTCTGCTCAGATAGTTCTCAGTGGGATATTAGTGATTTGACCCCTCTTGAGACTGACGTTGAGGTACGGGCGGTCAGGACTCACGCATCGGTTTTTACGAACTACGAGGACATTTTAGAGAGGTTTTCTTCGTTAGATAGGGCTCTACGAGTCATCGCATATATATTTAGGTTTTATCACAGGACCCATTATTCACATGCTAGTCGAAATGTGTATCTCGACACGACGTTGACGGCAACTGAATTAAAGGCAGTGAGATTACGTCTAGCTGTTCTTTCTCAAAGGGCTCATTATCCGGATGAGTGCCGTTTTTTGATGGAAAAGAAACCGTTAGGTTCCAGGAGCTCGTTGTTGTCATTGAATCCATTCCTGGATGAGGAGGGGGTTATGAGGTTGAATGGTCGTTTGAGTAGGTGTCCTACCCTGTCGTATAGTGAGCGACATCCAATTATAGTGCCGTATAATAGTAGATTCGCTAGGTTACTAGTGAAATATGTTCACGACATATCTATTCACGGAGGGAACCAGTTGGTTCTACGTCTTATTCGGATTGAGTATTGGATTCCTCGTTTAACATCTTTGATTAGATCGACTATTAACCGGTGTAAACGGTGTCTGTTGGATAGGAAGAAGTCTTGTACGCAGATCAAGGCGGCTCTCCCACCGGAGAGAACTGTACTTACCAGACCGTTTACTACGACTGGCGTTGATTTTGCGGGGCCTTTCGAAATTAAGTCATTTATAGGGCGCGCATGTAAGATAACAAAGGGTTATGTTTGCGTTTTTGTATGCTTTTCGACGAAGGCCATACACTTGAAAGCCACATCAGACTTGTCTACGACAACGTTTCTGGCCGCTTTTCACAGATTTATATCTCGACGCGGTTGTCCCAAGACCATTTTTTCGgataatggtacaaattttgtaGGCGCTTCACGCGAAATggaaaaggatttgagatgtgtTTTTAAAGAAGGACGTGATAAGGTGTGTTCCGCATACCAGTTTCAGCAGCTTTCCTGGCAGTTTATCCCTGCCGGGGCGCCACATATGGGTGGTCTCAGGGAAGCTGCTGTCAAAAGCTTCAAGACGCATTTTAGGAAGCATGCATCAGGattcaaatttacatttgaagagttttcgacTGTTCTTTCGAGAATTGAGGCTTGTTTAAATTCTAGGCCGTTGTGCCCGATGAGTGAAAGTTCTCAAGAGTTGGTGGCACTTACGCCTggccattttttggtaggatcTCCGATCCTGGCGCCTCCTGAACAGTTAGAGGAGGAATCCCCACTTCATTTGGTACATCGATTTAGGAAAATGAAGGCGCTGTCGCAACAGTTCTGCTTACGGTGGAAAGAGGAATATTTGAAAAGCTTACAGAAAAGATATAAATGGAAATTTCCGCAGCGTGATATCGAAGTAGGGGACTTGGTAGTAATTCGTGATGAGCAATTGCCTCCTACATCGTGGAAGTTAGGTCGTGTGGATGACGTCCACCCGGGATCTGACGGTCGCGTTAGAGTTGCTGACGTGAGAACGGCAAACGGTGTTGTAAGACGACCGGTGGTAAAATTGGTCATACTGACCGAATAG